In a single window of the Nicotiana tomentosiformis chromosome 10, ASM39032v3, whole genome shotgun sequence genome:
- the LOC104096542 gene encoding coilin isoform X6, with translation MEGVRLRLLFKDPDILSDLQKTEGFKRIWFLLKPQLHTTINDLSSYLLRTFQLHASCPHGIMLSMDGFVLPPFESTYILKDKDVVSVEKKGGHLAVDGNNGQKVILAVEGNDGPNAIENLQIVEKQPEIDGPLLLANEAFGHESSDSEDESSDSEETEDNSEKEEEAEPKEDTSHRENATISKKRKASETLPCSKKKKHCSDVKKKLDEQTKKQQDLTSKKQNRSDTKNKDMENNRGNAESSEDNPITPSTKKNDEVQKSSVENIETTPNSDATKKKGPSRTARRKKAKRQWLREMAKIQEKNTLVESEGLRNWKELQAEAGRGEPSRQPEGRVNDEANGQPKGHLHWKQFHGEDQNRDTDQEKHAEETSKSSGKSCQNIDTEDEVVPVEIRPGHIRFEPLGKELVSKQSQVEVESFRWNGMMSKKKGQKWGQEKVSFSQRNDSPGSNKERPGMMNCERQRWGQEKVSFSQNNDSLEMMNCERQKWGQEKVSFSHNDSLGSRKGHPEMMNRERQKWGQEKVSFPQNNDSLGSNKEHPEMLNGEKEPHCHESIDFNTLPFLSGVPKEGLVIAYRLLELSSTWTPEVSSYRVGKISWCNSEANRVLLMPVAEFPVIFSEDESSKQPDSSIYNENGSLEIDFSALLEVRLLKNGTPDSAGVPGRVIEGSAANGSTPVIGSSKKKTETPSAGAAEVNNGKKTQSTPSGNGRVNLWEQFSETLKAKKTELSQEGSWGKPSSGKNSWSYRSMRGGALGPTMAILRSQNKI, from the exons ATGGAGGGCGTTAGGCTTCGGTTGTTGTTCAAAGACCCTGACATTCTAAGTGACTTGCAAAAAACTGAGGGTTTCAAAAGGATTTGGTTCCTTCTCAAACCCCAACTACACACAACCATCAATGATCTCTCTTCTTATCTTCTCCGCACTTTTCAGCTCCATGCTTCTTGTCCTCATGGCATCATGCTCTCT ATGGATGGTTTTGTCTTGCCTCCTTTTGAATCAACATATATTTTGAAGGACAAAGATGTAGTCAG TGTGGAGAAGAAAGGAGGCCATTTAGCTGTCGACGGAAATAATGGACAAAAGGTGATTTTAGCTGTCGAAGGTAATGATGGTCCCAATGCAATTGAGAATCTCCAAATTGTTGAGAAGCAACCTGAAATAGACGGACCACTGTTATTGGCAAATGAAGCGTTTGGCCATGAATCTTCTGACAGTGAAGATGAGTCTTCTGACAGTGAAGAGACTGAAGATAATTCTGAAAAGGAAGAAGAGGCAGAGCCAAAGGAAGATACTTCACACCGGGAAAATGCTACAATTTCCAAGAAAAGAAAAGCATCAGAAACGCTTCCTTGCTCAAA GAAAAAGAAACACTGTTCTGATGTTAAGAAGAAGCTTGATGAGCAGACCAAGAAACAACAAGATCTTACTAGCAAGAAACAGAATAGATCTGATACAAAAAACAAAGATATGGAGAATAATAGAGGAAATGCTGAGAGTAGTGAGGACAATCCTATTACTCCCAGCACGAAAAA AAATGACGAGGTTCAAAAAAGCAGTGTGGAGAATATAGAGACAACCCCCAACTCTGATGCAACTAAAAAAAAG GGTCCTAGTAGAACTGCCAGGAGAAAAAAGGCTAAAAGGCAATGGTTGCGAGAGATGGCCAAAATTCAGGAGAAGAACACACTTGTTGAATCAGAAGGACTG CGGAACTGGAAAGAATTGCAAGCTGAAGCTGGAAGAGGAGAGCCTAGCCGCCAACCAGAGGGGCGAGTGAATGATGAGGCTAATGGCCAACCAAAGGgacac TTGCATTGGAAGCAATTTCATGGTGAAGATCAGAATAGAGATACAGACCAAGAAAAGCATGCAGAAGAAACAAGCAAATCGTCTGGAAAATCATGTCAAAATATTGACACAGAAGATGAAGTTGTTCCAGTTGAGATAAGGCCTGGGCATATTCGCTTTGAACCTCTGGGAAAAG AACTAGTTTCGAAGCAGAGTCAAGTAGAAGTG GAAAGTTTCAGGTGGAATGGCATGATGAGCAAGAAAAAGGGTCAGAAATGGGGCCAAGAGAAAGTCTCATTTTCCCAAAGGAATGATTCTCCTGGTTCAAACAAAGAACGTCCTGGGATGATGAATTGTGAGAGACAGAGATGGGGCCAAGAGAAAGTCTCATTTTCCCAAAACAATGATTCTCTTGAGATGATGAATTGTGAGAGACAGAAATGGGGTCAAGAGAAAGTTTCATTTTCCCACAACGACTCTCTAGGTTCAAGGAAAGGACATCCTGAGATGATGAATCGTGAAAGACAGAAATGGGGTCAAGAAAAAGTTTCGTTTCCCCAAAACAATGATTCTCTAGGTTCAAACAAAGAACATCCTGAGATGTTGAATGGTGAAAAAGAGCCTCATTGTCATGAATCAATTGACTTCAATACACTTCCTTTTCTTTCTGGTGTGCCCAAG GAAGGTCTTGTGATTGCATACCGGTTGCTAGAGTTATCATCAACTTGGACCCCTGAAGTTTCCTCCTATCGG GTTGGGAAAATATCGTGGTGTAATTCTGAAGCAAATAGAGTTCTACTGATGCCAGTAGCTGAATTTCCAGTCATTTTTAGTGAGGATGAGTCTTCAAAGCAACCAGATAGCTCTATTTATAATGAAAACGGATCTCTGGAG ATAGATTTTTCAGCACTTCTTGAAGTGCGTCTGCTGAAAAATGGTACTCCAGACTCAGCAGGAGTTCCTGGTCGGGTTATTGAAGGTTCTGCTGCCAATGGGTCCACTCCAGTGATTGGAAGCAGTAAAAAGAAAACTGAAACCCCATCTGCTG GAGCTGCAGAAGTAAACAATGGGAAAAAAACACAATCTACCCCTTCAG GAAACGGCAGAGTGAACCTGTGGGAGCAATTCAGTGAGACTCTAAAGGCCAAGAAGACAGAATTATCTCAGGAAGGTAGTTGGGGTAAGCCGAGTTCTGGGAAGAACTCGTGGTCATATCGATCCATGAGAGGCGGTGCGCTGGGCCCTACAATGGCCATCCTAAGATCCCAAAACAAAATATGA
- the LOC104096542 gene encoding coilin isoform X2 — translation MEGVRLRLLFKDPDILSDLQKTEGFKRIWFLLKPQLHTTINDLSSYLLRTFQLHASCPHGIMLSMDGFVLPPFESTYILKDKDVVSVEKKGGHLAVDGNNGQKVILAVEGNDGPNAIENLQIVEKQPEIDGPLLLANEAFGHESSDSEDESSDSEETEDNSEKEEEAEPKEDTSHRENATISKKRKASETLPCSKKKKHCSDVKKKLDEQTKKQQDLTSKKQNRSDTKNKDMENNRGNAESSEDNPITPSTKKNDEVQKSSVENIETTPNSDATKKKGPSRTARRKKAKRQWLREMAKIQEKNTLVESEGLRNWKELQAEAGRGEPSRQPEGRVNDEANGQPKGHRNWKQQKTKAKKEEATGQPKGLLHWKQFHGEDQNRDTDQEKHAEETSKSSGKSCQNIDTEDEVVPVEIRPGHIRFEPLGKELVSKQSQVEVESFRWNGMMSKKKGQKWGQEKVSFSQRNDSPGSNKERPGMMNCERQRWGQEKVSFSQNNDSLEMMNCERQKWGQEKVSFSHNDSLGSRKGHPEMMNRERQKWGQEKVSFPQNNDSLGSNKEHPEMLNGEKEPHCHESIDFNTLPFLSGVPKEGLVIAYRLLELSSTWTPEVSSYRVGKISWCNSEANRVLLMPVAEFPVIFSEDESSKQPDSSIYNENGSLEIDFSALLEVRLLKNGTPDSAGVPGRVIEGSAANGSTPVIGSSKKKTETPSAEVNNGKKTQSTPSGNGRVNLWEQFSETLKAKKTELSQEGSWGKPSSGKNSWSYRSMRGGALGPTMAILRSQNKI, via the exons ATGGAGGGCGTTAGGCTTCGGTTGTTGTTCAAAGACCCTGACATTCTAAGTGACTTGCAAAAAACTGAGGGTTTCAAAAGGATTTGGTTCCTTCTCAAACCCCAACTACACACAACCATCAATGATCTCTCTTCTTATCTTCTCCGCACTTTTCAGCTCCATGCTTCTTGTCCTCATGGCATCATGCTCTCT ATGGATGGTTTTGTCTTGCCTCCTTTTGAATCAACATATATTTTGAAGGACAAAGATGTAGTCAG TGTGGAGAAGAAAGGAGGCCATTTAGCTGTCGACGGAAATAATGGACAAAAGGTGATTTTAGCTGTCGAAGGTAATGATGGTCCCAATGCAATTGAGAATCTCCAAATTGTTGAGAAGCAACCTGAAATAGACGGACCACTGTTATTGGCAAATGAAGCGTTTGGCCATGAATCTTCTGACAGTGAAGATGAGTCTTCTGACAGTGAAGAGACTGAAGATAATTCTGAAAAGGAAGAAGAGGCAGAGCCAAAGGAAGATACTTCACACCGGGAAAATGCTACAATTTCCAAGAAAAGAAAAGCATCAGAAACGCTTCCTTGCTCAAA GAAAAAGAAACACTGTTCTGATGTTAAGAAGAAGCTTGATGAGCAGACCAAGAAACAACAAGATCTTACTAGCAAGAAACAGAATAGATCTGATACAAAAAACAAAGATATGGAGAATAATAGAGGAAATGCTGAGAGTAGTGAGGACAATCCTATTACTCCCAGCACGAAAAA AAATGACGAGGTTCAAAAAAGCAGTGTGGAGAATATAGAGACAACCCCCAACTCTGATGCAACTAAAAAAAAG GGTCCTAGTAGAACTGCCAGGAGAAAAAAGGCTAAAAGGCAATGGTTGCGAGAGATGGCCAAAATTCAGGAGAAGAACACACTTGTTGAATCAGAAGGACTG CGGAACTGGAAAGAATTGCAAGCTGAAGCTGGAAGAGGAGAGCCTAGCCGCCAACCAGAGGGGCGAGTGAATGATGAGGCTAATGGCCAACCAAAGGgacac CGAAATTGGAAGCAACAGAAAACTAAAGCTAAAAAAGAAGAGGCAACTGGCCAACCAAAAGGACTA TTGCATTGGAAGCAATTTCATGGTGAAGATCAGAATAGAGATACAGACCAAGAAAAGCATGCAGAAGAAACAAGCAAATCGTCTGGAAAATCATGTCAAAATATTGACACAGAAGATGAAGTTGTTCCAGTTGAGATAAGGCCTGGGCATATTCGCTTTGAACCTCTGGGAAAAG AACTAGTTTCGAAGCAGAGTCAAGTAGAAGTG GAAAGTTTCAGGTGGAATGGCATGATGAGCAAGAAAAAGGGTCAGAAATGGGGCCAAGAGAAAGTCTCATTTTCCCAAAGGAATGATTCTCCTGGTTCAAACAAAGAACGTCCTGGGATGATGAATTGTGAGAGACAGAGATGGGGCCAAGAGAAAGTCTCATTTTCCCAAAACAATGATTCTCTTGAGATGATGAATTGTGAGAGACAGAAATGGGGTCAAGAGAAAGTTTCATTTTCCCACAACGACTCTCTAGGTTCAAGGAAAGGACATCCTGAGATGATGAATCGTGAAAGACAGAAATGGGGTCAAGAAAAAGTTTCGTTTCCCCAAAACAATGATTCTCTAGGTTCAAACAAAGAACATCCTGAGATGTTGAATGGTGAAAAAGAGCCTCATTGTCATGAATCAATTGACTTCAATACACTTCCTTTTCTTTCTGGTGTGCCCAAG GAAGGTCTTGTGATTGCATACCGGTTGCTAGAGTTATCATCAACTTGGACCCCTGAAGTTTCCTCCTATCGG GTTGGGAAAATATCGTGGTGTAATTCTGAAGCAAATAGAGTTCTACTGATGCCAGTAGCTGAATTTCCAGTCATTTTTAGTGAGGATGAGTCTTCAAAGCAACCAGATAGCTCTATTTATAATGAAAACGGATCTCTGGAG ATAGATTTTTCAGCACTTCTTGAAGTGCGTCTGCTGAAAAATGGTACTCCAGACTCAGCAGGAGTTCCTGGTCGGGTTATTGAAGGTTCTGCTGCCAATGGGTCCACTCCAGTGATTGGAAGCAGTAAAAAGAAAACTGAAACCCCATCTGCTG AAGTAAACAATGGGAAAAAAACACAATCTACCCCTTCAG GAAACGGCAGAGTGAACCTGTGGGAGCAATTCAGTGAGACTCTAAAGGCCAAGAAGACAGAATTATCTCAGGAAGGTAGTTGGGGTAAGCCGAGTTCTGGGAAGAACTCGTGGTCATATCGATCCATGAGAGGCGGTGCGCTGGGCCCTACAATGGCCATCCTAAGATCCCAAAACAAAATATGA
- the LOC104096542 gene encoding coilin isoform X3, with protein sequence MEGVRLRLLFKDPDILSDLQKTEGFKRIWFLLKPQLHTTINDLSSYLLRTFQLHASCPHGIMLSMDGFVLPPFESTYILKDKDVVSVEKKGGHLAVDGNNGQKVILAVEGNDGPNAIENLQIVEKQPEIDGPLLLANEAFGHESSDSEDESSDSEETEDNSEKEEEAEPKEDTSHRENATISKKRKASETLPCSKKKKHCSDVKKKLDEQTKKQQDLTSKKQNRSDTKNKDMENNRGNAESSEDNPITPSTKKNDEVQKSSVENIETTPNSDATKKKGPSRTARRKKAKRQWLREMAKIQEKNTLVESEGLRNWKELQAEAGRGEPSRQPEGRVNDEANGQPKGHRNWKQQKTKAKKEEATGQPKGLQFHGEDQNRDTDQEKHAEETSKSSGKSCQNIDTEDEVVPVEIRPGHIRFEPLGKELVSKQSQVEVESFRWNGMMSKKKGQKWGQEKVSFSQRNDSPGSNKERPGMMNCERQRWGQEKVSFSQNNDSLEMMNCERQKWGQEKVSFSHNDSLGSRKGHPEMMNRERQKWGQEKVSFPQNNDSLGSNKEHPEMLNGEKEPHCHESIDFNTLPFLSGVPKEGLVIAYRLLELSSTWTPEVSSYRVGKISWCNSEANRVLLMPVAEFPVIFSEDESSKQPDSSIYNENGSLEIDFSALLEVRLLKNGTPDSAGVPGRVIEGSAANGSTPVIGSSKKKTETPSAGAAEVNNGKKTQSTPSGNGRVNLWEQFSETLKAKKTELSQEGSWGKPSSGKNSWSYRSMRGGALGPTMAILRSQNKI encoded by the exons ATGGAGGGCGTTAGGCTTCGGTTGTTGTTCAAAGACCCTGACATTCTAAGTGACTTGCAAAAAACTGAGGGTTTCAAAAGGATTTGGTTCCTTCTCAAACCCCAACTACACACAACCATCAATGATCTCTCTTCTTATCTTCTCCGCACTTTTCAGCTCCATGCTTCTTGTCCTCATGGCATCATGCTCTCT ATGGATGGTTTTGTCTTGCCTCCTTTTGAATCAACATATATTTTGAAGGACAAAGATGTAGTCAG TGTGGAGAAGAAAGGAGGCCATTTAGCTGTCGACGGAAATAATGGACAAAAGGTGATTTTAGCTGTCGAAGGTAATGATGGTCCCAATGCAATTGAGAATCTCCAAATTGTTGAGAAGCAACCTGAAATAGACGGACCACTGTTATTGGCAAATGAAGCGTTTGGCCATGAATCTTCTGACAGTGAAGATGAGTCTTCTGACAGTGAAGAGACTGAAGATAATTCTGAAAAGGAAGAAGAGGCAGAGCCAAAGGAAGATACTTCACACCGGGAAAATGCTACAATTTCCAAGAAAAGAAAAGCATCAGAAACGCTTCCTTGCTCAAA GAAAAAGAAACACTGTTCTGATGTTAAGAAGAAGCTTGATGAGCAGACCAAGAAACAACAAGATCTTACTAGCAAGAAACAGAATAGATCTGATACAAAAAACAAAGATATGGAGAATAATAGAGGAAATGCTGAGAGTAGTGAGGACAATCCTATTACTCCCAGCACGAAAAA AAATGACGAGGTTCAAAAAAGCAGTGTGGAGAATATAGAGACAACCCCCAACTCTGATGCAACTAAAAAAAAG GGTCCTAGTAGAACTGCCAGGAGAAAAAAGGCTAAAAGGCAATGGTTGCGAGAGATGGCCAAAATTCAGGAGAAGAACACACTTGTTGAATCAGAAGGACTG CGGAACTGGAAAGAATTGCAAGCTGAAGCTGGAAGAGGAGAGCCTAGCCGCCAACCAGAGGGGCGAGTGAATGATGAGGCTAATGGCCAACCAAAGGgacac CGAAATTGGAAGCAACAGAAAACTAAAGCTAAAAAAGAAGAGGCAACTGGCCAACCAAAAGGACTA CAATTTCATGGTGAAGATCAGAATAGAGATACAGACCAAGAAAAGCATGCAGAAGAAACAAGCAAATCGTCTGGAAAATCATGTCAAAATATTGACACAGAAGATGAAGTTGTTCCAGTTGAGATAAGGCCTGGGCATATTCGCTTTGAACCTCTGGGAAAAG AACTAGTTTCGAAGCAGAGTCAAGTAGAAGTG GAAAGTTTCAGGTGGAATGGCATGATGAGCAAGAAAAAGGGTCAGAAATGGGGCCAAGAGAAAGTCTCATTTTCCCAAAGGAATGATTCTCCTGGTTCAAACAAAGAACGTCCTGGGATGATGAATTGTGAGAGACAGAGATGGGGCCAAGAGAAAGTCTCATTTTCCCAAAACAATGATTCTCTTGAGATGATGAATTGTGAGAGACAGAAATGGGGTCAAGAGAAAGTTTCATTTTCCCACAACGACTCTCTAGGTTCAAGGAAAGGACATCCTGAGATGATGAATCGTGAAAGACAGAAATGGGGTCAAGAAAAAGTTTCGTTTCCCCAAAACAATGATTCTCTAGGTTCAAACAAAGAACATCCTGAGATGTTGAATGGTGAAAAAGAGCCTCATTGTCATGAATCAATTGACTTCAATACACTTCCTTTTCTTTCTGGTGTGCCCAAG GAAGGTCTTGTGATTGCATACCGGTTGCTAGAGTTATCATCAACTTGGACCCCTGAAGTTTCCTCCTATCGG GTTGGGAAAATATCGTGGTGTAATTCTGAAGCAAATAGAGTTCTACTGATGCCAGTAGCTGAATTTCCAGTCATTTTTAGTGAGGATGAGTCTTCAAAGCAACCAGATAGCTCTATTTATAATGAAAACGGATCTCTGGAG ATAGATTTTTCAGCACTTCTTGAAGTGCGTCTGCTGAAAAATGGTACTCCAGACTCAGCAGGAGTTCCTGGTCGGGTTATTGAAGGTTCTGCTGCCAATGGGTCCACTCCAGTGATTGGAAGCAGTAAAAAGAAAACTGAAACCCCATCTGCTG GAGCTGCAGAAGTAAACAATGGGAAAAAAACACAATCTACCCCTTCAG GAAACGGCAGAGTGAACCTGTGGGAGCAATTCAGTGAGACTCTAAAGGCCAAGAAGACAGAATTATCTCAGGAAGGTAGTTGGGGTAAGCCGAGTTCTGGGAAGAACTCGTGGTCATATCGATCCATGAGAGGCGGTGCGCTGGGCCCTACAATGGCCATCCTAAGATCCCAAAACAAAATATGA
- the LOC104096542 gene encoding coilin isoform X4, whose amino-acid sequence MEGVRLRLLFKDPDILSDLQKTEGFKRIWFLLKPQLHTTINDLSSYLLRTFQLHASCPHGIMLSMDGFVLPPFESTYILKDKDVVSVEKKGGHLAVDGNNGQKVILAVEGNDGPNAIENLQIVEKQPEIDGPLLLANEAFGHESSDSEDESSDSEETEDNSEKEEEAEPKEDTSHRENATISKKRKASETLPCSKKKKHCSDVKKKLDEQTKKQQDLTSKKQNRSDTKNKDMENNRGNAESSEDNPITPSTKKNDEVQKSSVENIETTPNSDATKKKGPSRTARRKKAKRQWLREMAKIQEKNTLVESEGLRNWKELQAEAGRGEPSRQPEGRVNDEANGQPKGHRNWKQQKTKAKKEELHWKQFHGEDQNRDTDQEKHAEETSKSSGKSCQNIDTEDEVVPVEIRPGHIRFEPLGKELVSKQSQVEVESFRWNGMMSKKKGQKWGQEKVSFSQRNDSPGSNKERPGMMNCERQRWGQEKVSFSQNNDSLEMMNCERQKWGQEKVSFSHNDSLGSRKGHPEMMNRERQKWGQEKVSFPQNNDSLGSNKEHPEMLNGEKEPHCHESIDFNTLPFLSGVPKEGLVIAYRLLELSSTWTPEVSSYRVGKISWCNSEANRVLLMPVAEFPVIFSEDESSKQPDSSIYNENGSLEIDFSALLEVRLLKNGTPDSAGVPGRVIEGSAANGSTPVIGSSKKKTETPSAGAAEVNNGKKTQSTPSGNGRVNLWEQFSETLKAKKTELSQEGSWGKPSSGKNSWSYRSMRGGALGPTMAILRSQNKI is encoded by the exons ATGGAGGGCGTTAGGCTTCGGTTGTTGTTCAAAGACCCTGACATTCTAAGTGACTTGCAAAAAACTGAGGGTTTCAAAAGGATTTGGTTCCTTCTCAAACCCCAACTACACACAACCATCAATGATCTCTCTTCTTATCTTCTCCGCACTTTTCAGCTCCATGCTTCTTGTCCTCATGGCATCATGCTCTCT ATGGATGGTTTTGTCTTGCCTCCTTTTGAATCAACATATATTTTGAAGGACAAAGATGTAGTCAG TGTGGAGAAGAAAGGAGGCCATTTAGCTGTCGACGGAAATAATGGACAAAAGGTGATTTTAGCTGTCGAAGGTAATGATGGTCCCAATGCAATTGAGAATCTCCAAATTGTTGAGAAGCAACCTGAAATAGACGGACCACTGTTATTGGCAAATGAAGCGTTTGGCCATGAATCTTCTGACAGTGAAGATGAGTCTTCTGACAGTGAAGAGACTGAAGATAATTCTGAAAAGGAAGAAGAGGCAGAGCCAAAGGAAGATACTTCACACCGGGAAAATGCTACAATTTCCAAGAAAAGAAAAGCATCAGAAACGCTTCCTTGCTCAAA GAAAAAGAAACACTGTTCTGATGTTAAGAAGAAGCTTGATGAGCAGACCAAGAAACAACAAGATCTTACTAGCAAGAAACAGAATAGATCTGATACAAAAAACAAAGATATGGAGAATAATAGAGGAAATGCTGAGAGTAGTGAGGACAATCCTATTACTCCCAGCACGAAAAA AAATGACGAGGTTCAAAAAAGCAGTGTGGAGAATATAGAGACAACCCCCAACTCTGATGCAACTAAAAAAAAG GGTCCTAGTAGAACTGCCAGGAGAAAAAAGGCTAAAAGGCAATGGTTGCGAGAGATGGCCAAAATTCAGGAGAAGAACACACTTGTTGAATCAGAAGGACTG CGGAACTGGAAAGAATTGCAAGCTGAAGCTGGAAGAGGAGAGCCTAGCCGCCAACCAGAGGGGCGAGTGAATGATGAGGCTAATGGCCAACCAAAGGgacac CGAAATTGGAAGCAACAGAAAACTAAAGCTAAAAAAGAAGAG TTGCATTGGAAGCAATTTCATGGTGAAGATCAGAATAGAGATACAGACCAAGAAAAGCATGCAGAAGAAACAAGCAAATCGTCTGGAAAATCATGTCAAAATATTGACACAGAAGATGAAGTTGTTCCAGTTGAGATAAGGCCTGGGCATATTCGCTTTGAACCTCTGGGAAAAG AACTAGTTTCGAAGCAGAGTCAAGTAGAAGTG GAAAGTTTCAGGTGGAATGGCATGATGAGCAAGAAAAAGGGTCAGAAATGGGGCCAAGAGAAAGTCTCATTTTCCCAAAGGAATGATTCTCCTGGTTCAAACAAAGAACGTCCTGGGATGATGAATTGTGAGAGACAGAGATGGGGCCAAGAGAAAGTCTCATTTTCCCAAAACAATGATTCTCTTGAGATGATGAATTGTGAGAGACAGAAATGGGGTCAAGAGAAAGTTTCATTTTCCCACAACGACTCTCTAGGTTCAAGGAAAGGACATCCTGAGATGATGAATCGTGAAAGACAGAAATGGGGTCAAGAAAAAGTTTCGTTTCCCCAAAACAATGATTCTCTAGGTTCAAACAAAGAACATCCTGAGATGTTGAATGGTGAAAAAGAGCCTCATTGTCATGAATCAATTGACTTCAATACACTTCCTTTTCTTTCTGGTGTGCCCAAG GAAGGTCTTGTGATTGCATACCGGTTGCTAGAGTTATCATCAACTTGGACCCCTGAAGTTTCCTCCTATCGG GTTGGGAAAATATCGTGGTGTAATTCTGAAGCAAATAGAGTTCTACTGATGCCAGTAGCTGAATTTCCAGTCATTTTTAGTGAGGATGAGTCTTCAAAGCAACCAGATAGCTCTATTTATAATGAAAACGGATCTCTGGAG ATAGATTTTTCAGCACTTCTTGAAGTGCGTCTGCTGAAAAATGGTACTCCAGACTCAGCAGGAGTTCCTGGTCGGGTTATTGAAGGTTCTGCTGCCAATGGGTCCACTCCAGTGATTGGAAGCAGTAAAAAGAAAACTGAAACCCCATCTGCTG GAGCTGCAGAAGTAAACAATGGGAAAAAAACACAATCTACCCCTTCAG GAAACGGCAGAGTGAACCTGTGGGAGCAATTCAGTGAGACTCTAAAGGCCAAGAAGACAGAATTATCTCAGGAAGGTAGTTGGGGTAAGCCGAGTTCTGGGAAGAACTCGTGGTCATATCGATCCATGAGAGGCGGTGCGCTGGGCCCTACAATGGCCATCCTAAGATCCCAAAACAAAATATGA